The genomic DNA CGCTGGCGCTCATCGGCTACACCAAGGCGCTCAGCGACGGCCAGATCTCCGGCCTCGTCCGCGCGTACGCCGACGCCTACCGCGAGCGCATCCGCGCCCTCGCCGCCGGTGCCAAGGACGACGAGGTGCCGCCGTTCACCCTCGACACCGCCACCGGGCCGCTCCTCGGCGCGCTGCGCACCGCCCGCGCGCACACCCGCTTCGGGCTGCTGGAGTCGATGACGGAGGTACGGGACTTCGAGCGCCGCTTCACCTCCGGCGGCGGCGCCATCGAGCTGGACGCGGCCACCCGCGCCCGGGTGCTCGACGCCTTCGAGGGCTATCTGGAGACGCTGCCCTCCGGCGGCCGGGAGCGCCGTCCGGACGCGTACCGGGTGAAGGACGTGGTGGGCCGCCGGGGCATCGGGATCGGCAGCGCGGGGCTGCCGTCGTACAACATCCTCCTCGAAGGGCACAGCGACGCCCTGGAGAACGACATCGTCATCTACATGAAGCGCGGCCAGACCCCGGCGGTCGCGCGGCACGTCACCGACCCGGCGATCCGCGGCTACTTCCACCACGAGGGGCACCGCACGGTCATCTCGCAGCGCGCGCTGCAGGCCGCCTCCGACCCGTGGCTGGGCTGGACGGAGCTGGACGGGGCGGGGCAGTTGGTCGCGGAGGTGTCGCCGTACGCGGTGGACCTGGACTGGTCGGACATCGATGACCCGGAGCAGGCCGCGGCCGTCGTGGGCGACCTGGGCCGGGCCACCGCCACCATGCACGCGGCGGCGGACGTGGCGGAGAGCGGGCACTCGCTGGTGCCGTTCTCGACGGAGCAGGCGATCGACGGGGCGATCTCGGCGGACGCCGACGGGTTCACCGAAATGCTGGTGGACTTCGCGCACGACTACGGGGTACGGGCGCGGGCGGACCACCAGATCTTCGTCGACCTCTTCCGCAACGGGCGGATCTCCGGCCTCTGAGGAAGCCCCGGCCACGGCGGCCTCCTGACGACGGAACACGGCGGCGGCACAGGGCGCGTACGCGGACGGCGTACGCGCCCTGACGTGTACGCGTCCCCTTGACATCATTATTGGTCTGGACCAACCTGTCCCTCGCGCATCCCCCGCCAGGCCCCAACACCCCAAGCCGTGGAGGCAGTTGTGGACCGATTCCTGCGCTTCTCCAGACACCGCTCCCGCCGCAGCGCCCCGCTCGCGGCCCTGCTCGCCGCGCTCGCCCTGCTGGCCGGCGCGCTCTCCGGCACCGCCGCCGGGGCCACCGCGCCCGAGGCCGCCGCCGAGCCCAACCTCGTCCGCAACGGCGGCATCGAGGCCGGGCTCGACGGCTGGAGCTGCTCCGCCGGCAGCGGCTCCGCGGTCACCAGCCCCGTGCACAGCGGGACGTCCGCCCTGCGGGTCCAGCCGTCGGGCGGCGACCAGGGCCAGTGCACCCAGACCGTGCCCGTACGCCCCCACTCGCAGTACGCGCTGAGCGGCTGGGTGCAGGGCGCGTACGCCTACCTCGGTGCCCGCGGCACGGGCACCACCGACGTCGCGGACTGGACCCCCGCCGCGAGCACCTGGACCGAGCTGAACACGTCCTTCACCACCGGGCCGAACACCACCTCGGTGACGGTCTACACCCACGGCTGGTACGGCCAGCCCGCCTACCACGCCGACGACCTCACGCTCACCGGACCAGGCGGCGACCCGGGCACCGTCCCCGCCGCCCCCTCGGGACTCGCGGCCGGCTCCACCACCGCCACCTCCGTCACGCTGTCCTGGGGCGCGGTGAGCGGCGCGACCGGCTACACCGTCTACCGCGACGGCACCCGCGCCACCTCCGTCACCGGTACCTCCGCCACCGTCACGGGGCTCACGCCCAAGACCTCGTACCGCTTCGAGGTGACCGCCACCAACGCCGCCGGCGAGTCCCCCGGGTCGGCCGCCGTCAGCGCCACCACCGGCGACGGCGGCGGCAACCCCGGCGGCACCCTGCCGCCGCACGCCCTCGTCGGCTATCTGCACACCAGCTTCGCCAACGGCTCGGGCTACACCCGGCTCGCCGACGTCCCGGCGAGCTGGGACGTGATCAACCTCGCCTTCGGCGAGCCCACCTCGTCGACCTCCGGCGACATCCGCTTCGCGCTCTGCCCGCAGACCGAGTGCCAGAACGTGGAACCGGTGGCGGACTTCAAGGCGGCGATCAAGGCCAGGCAGGCCGCGGGCAAGAAGGTGCTGCTGTCCATCGGCGGCCAGAACGGGCAGGTCCAGTTGACCAGCACGGCCGCGCGCGACGCCTTCGTCCGCTCGGTCGGCGGCATCATCGACGAGTA from Streptomyces sp. CMB-StM0423 includes the following:
- a CDS encoding DUF2252 domain-containing protein; translated protein: MVTDTKAAQRGDEILAVFDSAFGELLAADPAAFRLKFRKMAASAFAFYRGTAALYYHDLEAGERGDPFLTEQTGRVWIHGDLHAENFGTYMDANGRLVFNVNDFDEAFVGPFTWDVKRLAGSLALIGYTKALSDGQISGLVRAYADAYRERIRALAAGAKDDEVPPFTLDTATGPLLGALRTARAHTRFGLLESMTEVRDFERRFTSGGGAIELDAATRARVLDAFEGYLETLPSGGRERRPDAYRVKDVVGRRGIGIGSAGLPSYNILLEGHSDALENDIVIYMKRGQTPAVARHVTDPAIRGYFHHEGHRTVISQRALQAASDPWLGWTELDGAGQLVAEVSPYAVDLDWSDIDDPEQAAAVVGDLGRATATMHAAADVAESGHSLVPFSTEQAIDGAISADADGFTEMLVDFAHDYGVRARADHQIFVDLFRNGRISGL
- a CDS encoding chitinase, whose amino-acid sequence is MDRFLRFSRHRSRRSAPLAALLAALALLAGALSGTAAGATAPEAAAEPNLVRNGGIEAGLDGWSCSAGSGSAVTSPVHSGTSALRVQPSGGDQGQCTQTVPVRPHSQYALSGWVQGAYAYLGARGTGTTDVADWTPAASTWTELNTSFTTGPNTTSVTVYTHGWYGQPAYHADDLTLTGPGGDPGTVPAAPSGLAAGSTTATSVTLSWGAVSGATGYTVYRDGTRATSVTGTSATVTGLTPKTSYRFEVTATNAAGESPGSAAVSATTGDGGGNPGGTLPPHALVGYLHTSFANGSGYTRLADVPASWDVINLAFGEPTSSTSGDIRFALCPQTECQNVEPVADFKAAIKARQAAGKKVLLSIGGQNGQVQLTSTAARDAFVRSVGGIIDEYGLDGVDIDFEGHSLSLDNGDTDFRNPTTPSIVNLISALKTLKAKYGERFVLTMAPETFFVQMGYQFYGTGQWGGQDPRCGAYLPVIHALRDSLTLLHVQDYNSGPIMGLDNQYHTMGGADFHIAMTDMLLTGFPVAGNADRFFPALRPDQVAIGMPASTQAGNGHVSTGEVNKTLDCLTKGSNCGSYKTHGTWPGMRGLMTWSINWDRYNNWEFSRNFDAYWP